TGGGATTATTGAGACTAAAATGCCTGATTCTGAAGCTGATGACATGAGCAGCTTGGAAACTGGCGACTTACTAACAAAAAGGAGAAGATATCTGGACACGAGCATTCAGGACTGGTCAGAGAGAAACTCATTGACAGGCAACTCAGGAGAAATAGACTCGGCAGAAGCTTTACCTGAATCAGAATCTGTAGATGTTATCAAAGCAAGCCCTGTCGAATCTGTTCTTTCTGAAACGGATTCCCTTGAAAGAACTTTTTCTCTCTTTCAGAAGGGGTTCAGTGTATATGAGATTGCTGAAATCCAGGGAATAAATACTAGAGTCGTTTTCAGACAACTTGAAGAGCTCGCTCTTACTGGAGATGTCAGGGGTACTGGAAGAATCTTTCCCCCGGAAAGACAGTTACAGATAAAAGCTGCGCTGGAATCCCTCGAACTGGAAGTGGATTCCCTGATTCGGGCTAGAGTAGGTGAAAACTGCCAAGAAGAAGAAATGAAATTTATCAAGGCTCTCCTTCTGTCCAGAATCTGTTTTTCTCGACCTGAGAACTGTGAGTAAAAATCTTTCTGCGGTCTCTCAGCATCTCTTCGACTTTAATAGCTTTCTGAAGTTTTTTTATTCTCGTTTTCTTTTTAATTCTCATTTCTTCTCTTTTACCCTGGATTTTAGCTAAAATTTGAAAAATGAGACTATTCAGTGTTTTTCCCATTTTTTGAGTTCCATTATCTCAGAGAGCGTCCCACCCCTCTTAATTTCATCGAAGAGTCTTTTTTCGTTTTTGTAAACCTCTTTTGCTCTTCTTGCTAGTTCGTACGCCCTCTCTGCTGGAATTACCACAACACCGCTTTCATCGCCCACAATATAATCTCCTGGCTTCACGGTCTGACCACCACAAGTAATCTCAGCATTGATCTCTCCAAAACCTTTAGGATCTCCGGCGTTGGGTACTGTATTGCTTGTATAAATCGGAAGTCCCAAGTTTTTGACCTCGTCAATATCCCTGACAGCACCCTCTATTACTACGCCTGCAATTCCCTTATTTAAGGCACTCCAGGTTGCAAGTCCTCCCCAGCAGGCAATATCCTTGTTTTCGTTGTAAATAACGATTACATCTCCTTCTTTTGCAACATCAATTGCTTCCACTGGCTTTGCCCAATCTCCAGGAAAAGTCTGTACGGTAACTGCAGTTCCTACTATTTTTCCTCCTACCAGAGGATGGATGCCTTTCATTGCGCCTTTTCTGTGCATGGCATCCGAAATGTTTGAAGTGGATACTTCCTTAAGAATTTTCCTGATTTCCTGGTCTACAGTGCCGACACTGCAGATTTCCACAGCATCCGGGCAGTCTACACTTTGCCGGATCTTTCTGGCTGCTTCGGTTACATTGTCAGAATGAGTAATATTCCCTCCTACAATGACAACTCTTGCACCAGCCTTGACCGCCTGCGCTGCAGTATTTGCATCAAGTCCTCCAGCTACCGCGAGCTGTACATTGACTCTATGTGAGATTTCCCTGAGGAGTGATATGGGGTCTTTTCCCATCATCTGCTGGTCTATTCCTACATGGACGTTAACATAGTCCACACCCAGAGCCTCAAGCTCAACTACTCTTTTTACAGGGTCAGGAGCCGAGATGAGGTCAGCCATCAGTCTGACTCCATATTTGTGGGCTGAACGAAGAGCATCAAGCAGTGTAGAATCATCTGCACTCCCCAGCACAATAACGACATCAGCGCCAGCTTTTGCTGCCATCTCGACTTCTAAAGCACCTGTATCTACAGTTTTCATGTCTGCCAGAATTGTTCGTTCTGGAAAAGCTTTCCTCATGGTACGGATTGCGTCCATTCCTTCACTTTTGATAAGGGGCGTTCCGATTTCGATCCAATCTGCACCCCCTGCTATTGCCTCTTTTGCAATCTCTACCGCGCGATCTAATTCCAGAAGATCAAGTGCAACCTGAATTATGGGAGTTATAGTATCACCTCAAATGAGAAATCAAAGAAACTGAAGTTTTCAAGCATTCTTATATCAGCTGTCCTGTATGCTTTTATTCTGGTTGTTACTCCGGGTTTACTCTATTAGTTTACGATTTTAGTAGAGCGAAAGAATCCCCGCCTTCTCAAAGGTGGGATAAATTCGTCACCCATCTCATAATACACCCTCTGACTATGTTTTTAAACTTATAGACTTGTACTCTATTGCCTGGTCTTTACTTTGGAAGCTGGAAATGTTACAAAGATCAATCTCTGTTGATTTTGTTCTAACTTTATTCTACTGATTTTATTTCACTGTTGTTATTCTATATCTAAAATTCATGGATAAACAATAAACATTAAACAATTGCAATGCGAGATTTGATGAATATATAAACTTCCTAGAACAGAATAGTGAGGATAAACAGTAACATAAGCAAGAAATAAACAAGAGACAAATTTATAAAAATATAACCATTGAAGAATGCAGGCAGTCGTTTTCTATTCTGCACTTTCGTTTTTTGAGCCGGTCAGTATTCATGGACAATATGGGATCTGGGGTGAAAATTGTCCTCTACACAAATGAATAGGGGAGTTGATTCAAAAAGGCGACTTCAGTCGAGTTGAGGAATTAAAGATAGATAATGCATCGGAATTCTCTCAGCATAGGAAAAGAGGACGTAATAGTATTGGAAGAAAAGTTCCTTACCTCGGAAGAAGCAAGAAAGCTCTATAAATGAGAATTTGGGTCTGTTACTCACGGTATTAGATTAGGAGGAAATCGAGAATGGATGCTTTAAAGAGACGTGAAATGCTTTCAGGAACAGTTCGTCAATCAGAGGATCAAAGATTCAAGGCTCTGGATTGAATTTGATGAAAGGTATCCAAGTAAAGTGCATAACTTAGATATGGGAATGGAATTCAGTTGCTTTGGTCTCTCAGAAATTTCTAGAGCAAAAATTATATCTCAGTGTATCATTTTATGGAAGCAGGATGTCACTTAAGAACAGACATGTTATTTCTATGAAAGATTTTTCGCGGGAAGAGATTGATCATATTCTGGATACTGCGGAAAGGCTTGAGCCTGTGGCCAGAGGCGAAGAGAGATTAAGGCTTCTGGATGGAAAAATTATAGCACTTCTTTTTTTTGAACCGAGCACAAGGACAAGAATGTCTTTTGAAGCTGCTGTGCAGAGGCTTGGAGGAAAAACTCTCAACCTTGGTTCAGTGGAGGCAAGTTCGGTAATGAAAGGAGAAAATCTTGCCGATACCATCCGTGTGATCAGCAATTATGCGGATCTTATAGTCTTGCGTCATCCTCTTGACGGATCGGCACGGATGGCTGCTGAATTTGCAAGTGTTCCTATAATCAATGGTGGAGATGGGTCTGTTAACCATCCTACACAGACTTTCCTTGACCTTTACACTATCCGCAGAGAAAGCCATCTTGAGGACCTGAAAATTGCTTTGGCAGGAGACCTGAAGTATGGAAGAACAGTACATTCTCTCTGCTATGCTCTATCCCTTTACGAAGCTGAAATGACTTTTGTTTCGCCTCCTGAACTCAGGATGCCTCCAGATATTGTCAGGGATCTTCAAAAGATGGATATCAATATAAAAGAGACTGACTCTCTTGAAAGAATAATTGGAGACGTCGAGGTTCTCTATATGACAAGGGTCCAAAAGGAACGCTTCCCTGATCCCGAGGAATATGAGAAGGTTAAAAACAGGTTGAAGGTTACACGTGACCTGCTGAGAAATGTTAATCCGAACCTCAAAATTCTTCATCCTCTCCCGAGAGTCAACGAAATTTCTCCCGAAGTAGACTCAACGCCATATGCTTGCTATTTCGAACAGGCTTTCTATGGTATTCCTACACGGATGGCACTTCTCGCTCTTGCTATGGGGGTAATTGAATGAAGGGAAAACGAAACCTCAAAGTCGAGGCAATTGAAAAAGGAACAGTAATTGACCATATAAAGGCAGGACAGGCTTTGAATGTTCTGCGTATACTTGGAATATCCAGTGATTTCCGAGCCACTATTAGCTTTGTTATGAATGCTCCAGGCTCCAGAGGAAAAAAAGACGTTGTGAAAATCGAAGGTAAAGAACTCAGCGTTGAAGAACTTAACAAGATTGCCCTTATCTCTCCGAAAGCTACCATCAATATTATCAGGGATTTTGAAGTCGTCCAGAAGAATAATGTTGTACTTCCTCCCTCTGTTGTGGGTGTTGTTCGTTGCACCAACTCAAAATGTATTTCCAACAGCAGCGAACCTATAAAATCAAAATTCTCTGTGCTGCAGTCCGAAGAAGGAGTAACTCTCCACTGTCTGTACTGTGAACATTTGATCTCGGAAAATATAGCCGAGAATCTGCTTTGAGTATTTTTGTGAAATTAAATTCTGAGATTAGGGTAGTTTCAGAAAGTTATCAAAATTAGAAGAATATTAAAAAGGTATGGGAAAATTTATTGTAACCGCAGGAAACTCTCTCGGTAAATTATTCTCACTTTGCTTAAATCTCATTTATTTTGATCTATTTGATCCGAAACCTGTTATACAATGTATTACAAGCAATAGAGATTTATCTTAAAACCCCACCGGAAGATCGGTGGGGCGAAGTTTATGTTACTGACAGAGATTTATTAGATTTGTAAATTTGTTGTATTGATTGCTTTTTTATCAGCAGTAGTAACCATTATTAAAGGCGTCAAGCTTCTTGTGCATTTCCTCTCCAGACGGATACTTGCATCCGCAGTACTCAAACTCTTTCTTCCATGCCTCGCTGCTCCCCTTTACGCCACTTCCAAGTTTGTAGGCTTTCATCCACCTGTCAGCTCCTGTAATTATATTGTTTATCTCACAGGGCGCGCGACAGCCGCTTTTTACATTCAGTTTGGCAGCAACAAGTGAATTAAACATCGTATATGTTTTATCTCCTTTTACGGGTTGTTGCATCATCTCTATTGCTTGTAATACATTGTATGATTCGGACCCGACGTATAATTTTCCACAGGTAAATTTACTAACAGGCCAGGCATCTGGGTGATTTTTCTAGTACCCAGGGCTTTTACATTCTTTCTCAGTGTAACTTTCCTCACAGGCTGCTGCAATACCACTGAATGCAATAAGGCACACAGTTACCAATAATATTTTAATAATATACCTCAAATTTTTCACTCCCCTTATTTTATGTAATAGGCTATGAAGAATAAACGCATGGAAAGATTAGTAACAGTGCATAATTCTTCAGATTTGTCTAGTTTAATACTATATAGTCTATTTTTCCCCAAATACTTACTAATATTTTTAAATATTTGAAGCATTTCATTATACGATTAATTATAAAGTCTCTTGCTCTCAATCCATGTGACACCCTAACCTGAGATTACAAGGAAGATCGGATTTTCCTTTAAATGCATGCTGGGTTGGTTTCTTCAGGCTTGTATAGAAAAAGATATGAATTGGGGCAGAGAAATACTTAGTACACCTGAATCGGGGAAAAAATCCATGTTACCGGGCGAGAGAAATAGAAAAGAAACAGATGTGGAATACATCAGCACTCAGGAACGGAATAAACTCCTCTGGAGCCTCAGGAGTGATTTTGCCTGGGCAGGAAAGAAAATTCCTGAAAACATAGAGATAGATGGAGAGGAGTATAAGTTAGGAGATCTGATCCGGGAACTGGGAGAAAAGGGAATTATTAACTCGAATAAGGTTGCCGAAATAAAGACTATTATCCCGAAACTCAAGGAAAAGGCAGGAGCAAATGAAAAACTGCTGGAAACTGAGGAACTTACAAAGACTGAAGCTGAGGCTTTATATGAGGAAGCTACGGGGCTTCTAAGAGCTGTAATGGAATTAAAGGACAGGCTTGAAGGAAAGGGCGGTGAAAAAGGTGCTGATGAGTTTAAAAGGATGCTTAATGCCCAGAGACTTATAGACGAAAAACGCTGGCAGGAACTCATTAAAAGTTTGAAATAAGAGTTTAATTGTATTTTCCAAGTGATTAAATATCCAGAGAATTACAATTTCTTTCCCTTCTCGATCTCTTTTCTTATTCCATCTAGTTTCTGAGGATCGTGGTAAGTTTTTCAGGTTCTTCGGTATACAACCAGATTCTCAGGTTTGAGTTTGTGGTTACTTCAAGAGCCTGCTGATAAGGTGCCACGAGTTCGCTGTTGTAAAACATTATAAAGAACATTGTTAGTAATGCAAGCTGTCTCAGAAATTGACTGAGTTCAATGTAGTCTGGAAATAACATTTTCAGATCGTACAAAGTTGTCATTATCTCTTTTTTAAAGTAAAGTGGTATCCAGATTACGTAAATTAAGCGTATCAGCCAGCAACCGAAACGATTTCCCGTCCTTTTTACTGAGATTTGTTTAATCTCCTCTTTCTTGATCACAACTAACTTACGCATAGGTTTCTTGATCATGATTTTTCCGGGAATTACTGAAGCAGTATTTGGATGGTTAAGAAATAACATAAGAGGCATAAGGAACATAATAAGGCCTGAAAAAATGACTAAATAAGAGCCTTCAGGAATACATGTCCAGAAAAATAATGAGACTATTATTGTGAAAAAAGTGATTATTAATATCCATAATACCCATCCCCCGTCAAAGAGACTAGCCCTCACCTTAAGAATTCCACTTTCGTGCAGACCCAGGGAAGATGGTACTAACTGAATATTCCTATTTTCTAATTTAAATTCAGGGAAGCAGCCTTCCTGCCCATCTTTCTTAAGATAATCTTTCATTGGGCACCAGCCCAACAGCTTTTTGATTTGTTCAAAAGCAGTAGCTTTAATAGACATTTATTTTTTCTCCGTAATTAGATACGAAGTTTTCCAGGTCCCATGCTTTTTGCCATAATAAATAGTTTTGTGGTTCTTTTTCTCCCAATATATTAGCTGGAAATAACTAAGCCACATCGCAACCAGAGAACCCCCCAATAGTGAAAATATTGCTTGCATAGCGAGTTCTTGACCTTTAAACCAAAGGTAGAAAATCACAATCACGAACGTATATGCGAGTATATAATACAGTTTTTTCTTACCTAAATAATCGATTAATGGTTGTTTTATCAGAGCATCATATCTTTGCATTTGAGCATTCCAGTCAAATATAATGAAAAACGAAGAAACTAAAGATCCGGCAAGTAGAAAGATAAGGTTTACACCTAATTGCTTAATTATTAGGAGATACGTGAGTGTAAAAAATGTGGTAATTAAAAAAGTTTGGACACTTGTTTTACGAAACCATCCAGGATTTTTCTGTTTTTCGTCATCTCCACTTGATCTACTCGAAATACCAGATTCAAAACTTTCAAAGTTAATAGGTTGTCTCGCCTCATGTGTTTTTGCATTTGGGCACCACCCCATCAGTCTTTTTATAGTTTCGACTTTAAGGCTCATAGTTCTCCCTCTTTTTCCCCAACAGCATACATCTTCTCGAAGCTATTTTCATGTTTTACATAAATTTTCATGTGATTTTTCCTTTCCCAGTAAATTAATTGAATATAGAAACCCCACGTAAAGAACAAAAGAATTGAAAGTCCGAATAAGGCTGAGTGCCAAGATTGCCTTATCATATAAGTGAGCAACATAAGCAGAGCAATAAAAATTACGAATATCAAATCCCAAAGATATGATACTTTAGAGACATAACGGACAATAGGTTTTCTTGCAATGTCGTTGAACCGTTGAATCCGCTCATTCCAGTAAAATACAAAATAAAATAGGGGAGGTAATGTTGCGAAAAGGGATGGGAGCAGGCCCATGTGATTATATATAAGGAAATGAACAAAAGTTAAAAAAATAGCAGACAAAAGAATTTGATTACTTTCTCTCTGGAGCCATCCAGAGTTCTTTAAATCTCCATTTTCTCCCCTTGCTCTGTCTGGAATATTGGAATCAAAATTTTCAAGGTTAGCATGTCTTCGGGCTTCAGCTTCATATGTTTTGGCGTATGGGCACCATCCCATCAACTTTTTTATGTATTTCAGGATCATAGTCATTATTCTGTCCCCATATTTACAATGTGGATCTCTGGCATGTTACGCCCGTAGATAAGCACGATTTTTTTATTCTTCTTTTCCCAGTATATATCTGTAAAATAATACAGATAAGCTGTCAAACAAAGTCCAGATATAAGTGCCATGTTGCGCGAACCGAAGTAAAGAAGCAAAATTAGAGGCAATAAATCAAACTTAAAGTAGTACAACAAAACTATCAAAGAAAAAGCAGAGATTAAAAACAAAGTAAATCCCCAATTAAATTGTGAAAATAAGAGATACAGCAATGCCAAGGATAGTATTTGATTTATAACTCTCCATTTTGGTGATACAGTTATTATTTTTATTTTTCTACTTGAGTTTTTTATGTTATCCAGATAATGCCAGTTCCAGATACAAAAAAGCAGATTAAAAATAGTTCCGATAATTAACCCAAACATGAAACCTTTATCCATGGGACGGACTCCCTGGAATATAATCAAATATATGGAAAAGAAGGTAAGCCCGGAGGATATTATTAATACCCTATTATGGCGTTTGTTCCACCAGCTGGGAGATGAAATCGGAGAATTTTCGGCATCTTTCCCCCCTGATTGACTATTCGCTTCCAAATATTCAGGGCGGATGGAATGTTGGGTTTCAAGCGCTTTTACATTCGGGCACCATCCCGTCAGTTTCCTTATACCCTCTATGACTATTTTCACTGCTACCATTTCCCCATTCTACCTGCCTTTCATCAGGTTTATTCAATCGATTTCTTTAATTTCTCAAAGAGCTCATCAGCTACTTTTGTGGGATCATTCGTGCTATGGAGTTTGAGCTGCATTTCATCTGCAAAGTCCCAGAGAAGTTCGATACATTCTCTGTACCTCTCACAAGACCCGCATTCTCCTTCATGTTCATACCAGACCTGCATTCCATGTTTTGACGAGACAAAAATTACTGCGTTGGCTTTGAAGGGTATCGATTTTCCGAAGAGTATCCCTTTCTTTGGGTCCAATTTTTCGACTTCGATCCTGTTTGCTCTGGCCATTTCAAACAGGACTTTTTCAATGCGTTTGTCCATACTAAGAAGGGCTCGCGAGACTGCCTGCCTGGAGACTCCGAAATGCTTTGCAATATTGATATTCGGAAGCCCACTTCGGCGCAGAACCCAGAATTCAAACTGTTTTTCGCCTGCCGGAAGGAACATAAGTAAACATCTAAATGTTGACTATATATAGGTTTCTGCTCCGAAGGTTTTTTAGAACTGTTTGTTTAAAAGGCGTTTCTTTCTAAAAAAATTATAAAAATTTCCCAGGAATAATTTAATAATCTGTCCATAAAAAATATATAGAAGCATTAAAAATTGTCCAATAGATTATATTTTTTAAATGTTTTTATGAGTTTAGCCATTAAATCAATTTAAGAAATATAAACTTAAACTGCATGGCTACTGAGGGTATTTTATGCGAAAAGAAGGTGATTTTGAAACTAATCGTGATGTTATTGATTTTATACATCTTTCTGAGGATTCAAAACCAAAAATGAAGAAGAAAAAGTAAAAAAAGTACTGAAGAGTTTGGAGATGAAGTCAAGGCCTGTGTCGATTCCAGAATCTATGAACGTCCGTCCTTTTTTCTTGGTATACTTTTTATTATCGTCTTTGAGGCATCGGAAGCAAATATGAAAGTATCTTCTCAATTGAATACGAAGGAAAAATCATAGTTGTACTCTATCACGGTTTCTGCCTCGTCTCAGCGGGGGATAGGCTCCATATTCGTGGAAATTGGTACAGGGGGAAAAAGCTGGGAATACAGGGAAATGTCGTTGTTGCGCACAGGGTTGAAAGAAAGTAAATGATTTGTCTTAGATTGAGAATGCAGGCGGGTCTGATAAGGAAACTCAGCCCCACGCCTGTGATCTAAAACTTCCATCAAAATGCTTGTTAAGTATTTTTTTATAAACCGAGCACATCATCCATGGAATAAATTCCAGGTTTTTGTTTACAGACCCATTCGGCTGCGCGCACTGCACCTTTGGCAAAGATCTGTCGAGAATGAGCCATGTGCCTGATCTCAATTCTTTCGGAATTACCTGCGAAAAGGACGGTGTGGTCACCTGTGATATCTCCAGCGCGGACTCCATGAATTCCGATCTCTTTTCCGCGTGGGGCAATACCTTCTCTGCCGTAAATATATTCCTTTCCACCCAGAGCCTCGCTGATAACATCAGCTGCACGAAGAGCGGTTCCGCTTGGAGCATCTTTTTTCTGGTTATGATGAGCTTCTATGATCTCAATGTCATAGTCTGCAAGGTACTTTGCAGCTTCTCGGATTATCTTGAAAAAGACATTAACTCCTACTGAGTAGTTCGGAGAAATAACTGCACTTACCTGGGCTTTCTGGATAGCATCATCAATTATTGCTCGTTGCTCCTGAGCTAGTCCTGTAGTACCTATTACAAGGTTTACTCCGGTTCTGGCGGCGATTGGAGCATTAACTGCGGTTGCGCCGGCGGCTGTGAAGTCGATAAGGACATCAGCCCTGCTCTCTTTCAGAACAGTTTCAAGATCTTTAACATCTGAGATCGGAACTCCCAGGTTGCCGACGTGAGCAAATTCTCCTACATCTCTTCCGAAATTATTGATATCAAAAGCAGCAACAAGCTGCATATCCGGATAGCTGGTAATATTTTCTACAATTAAAGAGCCCATCCTGCCGCAAGCTCCAAGTACTGCTGCGTTAATCATTCAATAACCCCCAGTTTTCTGAGTTCATTTGCAACCTTTTCAGTATTTGTCCCGCTGAGGGGCGCGAGTGGAAGCCTCAGGTGCCCGCTTGCAAGGCCTGCAAGTTCTGCAGCTTTTTTGACCGGAATCGGGTTCGTTTCCAGGAAAAGGGCACGAATCAAAGGGGAAATCTCAAAATGGATATTTCTTGCGGTTTCGTAGTCTCCGGAAAGAGCTGCATTTACCATTCTGGATACCCTATCGGGTACGATATTTGCAGCAACAGAAATAACTCCTCGACCTCCAACAGAAAGAATTGGAAGAGTCAAATTATCCTCGCCTGAAAGAACCACAAAATCTTCATCTACAGTACTTTCCAGAATCTGGGAAACTTTACCAATACTTCCGCTGGCTTCCTTGATTCCCACGATGTTTTCGACTTTTGCAAGTTCGGCAATAACTTCTACTGGCATGTCCTGCCCTGTACGGGAAGGGACATTATAAAGAATCATAGGAATATCAACTGACTCTGCAATTTTCTTGAAGTGTGCAAGCAGGCCTGCAGGATTTGGCTTGTTATAATAGGGAGAAATCAGAAGCACACCTTCTACACCCGCATCTGCAGCGTGCTTTGTAAACTGGAGAGCTTCTCCTGTGTTATTTGAGCCCGTTCCCGCAATTACAGGAACTTTTGAGTATTCCACTGCAATATCTATTACTTCTTGATGCTCAGATGCGGAAAGAGTTGCAGACTCTCCGGTAGTTCCACAGGGTACAATCCCTGCAACTCCTCCCTCTTCAACAAATGCAATATTCCTTTGTAGGCCTTCCCTGTCAATCCTGTCATCCTTTGTAAAAGGAGTTATCAGGGCAGGCATTGCTCCTTCAAACATGTTAGATATCCCCACCAGTGTACCGGAAGTAAATTCCCTATTTAGTATACTTTCATGCGTGCAACTTTTCTTGTGACGTAACCTGCAACCCTGTTTCTTATGACCTTGCTTTCAATAGTCGTGTACTTTGTCACAAGAGCCTTGTTGGTCTCAAAATCTTTTGTAAAGACATCTCCATGGTTTTCAAGTAATTCTAATGCTGTTCTTTTTATATTAGTCTGTCTTATATTTCCCATCGTATCTCCTCTTGGATGTTTTTGCTGTTTTTTTAGTCCAGTTACTCAATTCTACTTCTAGTTTGTCTCACATTTTTCCTGTGAATTATGGTTAACGTGAAGCCGGAAGCAGAAAATAGTTTCGTTGTCTATTTCCTTCTCTCGAATTGATCGGTTCAGTGAAAACTGGATGTAAAAATTTGATTGATAATGATTTTGTCGACTAATAGATCACTTGAGATTTATAAGTTT
This region of Methanosarcina flavescens genomic DNA includes:
- the pyrI gene encoding aspartate carbamoyltransferase regulatory subunit, coding for MKGKRNLKVEAIEKGTVIDHIKAGQALNVLRILGISSDFRATISFVMNAPGSRGKKDVVKIEGKELSVEELNKIALISPKATINIIRDFEVVQKNNVVLPPSVVGVVRCTNSKCISNSSEPIKSKFSVLQSEEGVTLHCLYCEHLISENIAENLL
- a CDS encoding DUF1673 family protein, yielding MILKYIKKLMGWCPYAKTYEAEARRHANLENFDSNIPDRARGENGDLKNSGWLQRESNQILLSAIFLTFVHFLIYNHMGLLPSLFATLPPLFYFVFYWNERIQRFNDIARKPIVRYVSKVSYLWDLIFVIFIALLMLLTYMIRQSWHSALFGLSILLFFTWGFYIQLIYWERKNHMKIYVKHENSFEKMYAVGEKEGEL
- a CDS encoding DUF1673 family protein, which gives rise to MSIKATAFEQIKKLLGWCPMKDYLKKDGQEGCFPEFKLENRNIQLVPSSLGLHESGILKVRASLFDGGWVLWILIITFFTIIVSLFFWTCIPEGSYLVIFSGLIMFLMPLMLFLNHPNTASVIPGKIMIKKPMRKLVVIKKEEIKQISVKRTGNRFGCWLIRLIYVIWIPLYFKKEIMTTLYDLKMLFPDYIELSQFLRQLALLTMFFIMFYNSELVAPYQQALEVTTNSNLRIWLYTEEPEKLTTILRN
- the hxlA gene encoding 3-hexulose-6-phosphate synthase, which codes for MTPIIQVALDLLELDRAVEIAKEAIAGGADWIEIGTPLIKSEGMDAIRTMRKAFPERTILADMKTVDTGALEVEMAAKAGADVVIVLGSADDSTLLDALRSAHKYGVRLMADLISAPDPVKRVVELEALGVDYVNVHVGIDQQMMGKDPISLLREISHRVNVQLAVAGGLDANTAAQAVKAGARVVIVGGNITHSDNVTEAARKIRQSVDCPDAVEICSVGTVDQEIRKILKEVSTSNISDAMHRKGAMKGIHPLVGGKIVGTAVTVQTFPGDWAKPVEAIDVAKEGDVIVIYNENKDIACWGGLATWSALNKGIAGVVIEGAVRDIDEVKNLGLPIYTSNTVPNAGDPKGFGEINAEITCGGQTVKPGDYIVGDESGVVVIPAERAYELARRAKEVYKNEKRLFDEIKRGGTLSEIMELKKWEKH
- the dapB gene encoding 4-hydroxy-tetrahydrodipicolinate reductase, with the protein product MINAAVLGACGRMGSLIVENITSYPDMQLVAAFDINNFGRDVGEFAHVGNLGVPISDVKDLETVLKESRADVLIDFTAAGATAVNAPIAARTGVNLVIGTTGLAQEQRAIIDDAIQKAQVSAVISPNYSVGVNVFFKIIREAAKYLADYDIEIIEAHHNQKKDAPSGTALRAADVISEALGGKEYIYGREGIAPRGKEIGIHGVRAGDITGDHTVLFAGNSERIEIRHMAHSRQIFAKGAVRAAEWVCKQKPGIYSMDDVLGL
- a CDS encoding DUF1673 domain-containing protein — protein: MSLKVETIKRLMGWCPNAKTHEARQPINFESFESGISSRSSGDDEKQKNPGWFRKTSVQTFLITTFFTLTYLLIIKQLGVNLIFLLAGSLVSSFFIIFDWNAQMQRYDALIKQPLIDYLGKKKLYYILAYTFVIVIFYLWFKGQELAMQAIFSLLGGSLVAMWLSYFQLIYWEKKNHKTIYYGKKHGTWKTSYLITEKK
- the dapA gene encoding 4-hydroxy-tetrahydrodipicolinate synthase, coding for MFEGAMPALITPFTKDDRIDREGLQRNIAFVEEGGVAGIVPCGTTGESATLSASEHQEVIDIAVEYSKVPVIAGTGSNNTGEALQFTKHAADAGVEGVLLISPYYNKPNPAGLLAHFKKIAESVDIPMILYNVPSRTGQDMPVEVIAELAKVENIVGIKEASGSIGKVSQILESTVDEDFVVLSGEDNLTLPILSVGGRGVISVAANIVPDRVSRMVNAALSGDYETARNIHFEISPLIRALFLETNPIPVKKAAELAGLASGHLRLPLAPLSGTNTEKVANELRKLGVIE
- a CDS encoding DUF1673 domain-containing protein → MVAVKIVIEGIRKLTGWCPNVKALETQHSIRPEYLEANSQSGGKDAENSPISSPSWWNKRHNRVLIISSGLTFFSIYLIIFQGVRPMDKGFMFGLIIGTIFNLLFCIWNWHYLDNIKNSSRKIKIITVSPKWRVINQILSLALLYLLFSQFNWGFTLFLISAFSLIVLLYYFKFDLLPLILLLYFGSRNMALISGLCLTAYLYYFTDIYWEKKNKKIVLIYGRNMPEIHIVNMGTE
- a CDS encoding 30S ribosomal protein S17e, yielding MGNIRQTNIKRTALELLENHGDVFTKDFETNKALVTKYTTIESKVIRNRVAGYVTRKVARMKVY
- a CDS encoding DUF5788 family protein; this translates as MLPGERNRKETDVEYISTQERNKLLWSLRSDFAWAGKKIPENIEIDGEEYKLGDLIRELGEKGIINSNKVAEIKTIIPKLKEKAGANEKLLETEELTKTEAEALYEEATGLLRAVMELKDRLEGKGGEKGADEFKRMLNAQRLIDEKRWQELIKSLK
- the pyrB gene encoding aspartate carbamoyltransferase, which encodes MSLKNRHVISMKDFSREEIDHILDTAERLEPVARGEERLRLLDGKIIALLFFEPSTRTRMSFEAAVQRLGGKTLNLGSVEASSVMKGENLADTIRVISNYADLIVLRHPLDGSARMAAEFASVPIINGGDGSVNHPTQTFLDLYTIRRESHLEDLKIALAGDLKYGRTVHSLCYALSLYEAEMTFVSPPELRMPPDIVRDLQKMDINIKETDSLERIIGDVEVLYMTRVQKERFPDPEEYEKVKNRLKVTRDLLRNVNPNLKILHPLPRVNEISPEVDSTPYACYFEQAFYGIPTRMALLALAMGVIE